The proteins below are encoded in one region of Girardinichthys multiradiatus isolate DD_20200921_A chromosome 19, DD_fGirMul_XY1, whole genome shotgun sequence:
- the LOC124884998 gene encoding protein IQ-DOMAIN 14-like — MKVRSHTNSLKPNLVARKPPGPSLPSLRTPSLAPSSVRTSGPPPSSVRTPSLAPSSVRTSGPPPSSVRTPSLAPSSVRTSGPPPSSVRTPSLASSSTTLTHICQTVSPEEPAACVQRSDAAGDAGPGWLPREMRKTIPVQDQRWMGNTLFHAGKVRPDFKLWYEPPVQPSSTTRFQHPIVFLPTGFWCGCPIISGKLGCSAKLVGSILRGLVFHHMLLLWLPLKHPEN; from the exons ATGAAGGTGAGGTCTCATACGAATTCACTGAAGCCCAACTTGGTTGCTCGGAAACCACCGGGCCCCTCTCTGCCCTCTTTGAGGACCCCTAGCCTGGCaccttcctctgtgaggacctctGGCCCCCCtccatcctctgtgaggacccctagcctggcaccttcctctgtgaggacctctGGCCCCCCtccatcctctgtgaggacccctagcctggcaccttcctctgtgaggacctctGGCCCCCCtccatcctctgtgaggacccctaGCCTGGCTTCATCATCCACAACACTGACACACATCTGCCAGACAGTTTCACCT GAGGAGCCTGCAGCATGTGTGCAACGGTCAGATGCAGCTGGTGATGCAGGACCTGGCTGGTTGCCGAGGGAGATGAGGAAGACCATTCCTGTACAGGACCAGAGATGGATGGGAAATACCCTCTTTCATGCCGGCAAAGTGCGCCCAGATTTCAAGTTGTGGTATGAGCCTCCTGTACAGCCCTCATCTACCACCAGGTTTCAACACCCGATCGTTTTTTTACCCACCGGCTTCTGGTGTGGATGCCCTATCATCAGTGGAAAGTTAGGGTGTTCTGCCAAGCTTGTGGGAAGCATCTTACGGGGGTTGGTGTTCCACCACATGCTCCTGCTCTGGCTCCCACTAAAGCACCCCGAAAACTGA